From the genome of Lawsonella clevelandensis, one region includes:
- a CDS encoding phosphoribosyl-ATP diphosphatase, which translates to MKKFEDLFAELLEKSVSRPAGSGTVAALDGGLHSLGKKVMEEAGEVWLAAEYQSDDELSEEISQLIYWLQVIMVKRGLTPADIYKFL; encoded by the coding sequence GTGAAGAAATTTGAAGACCTATTCGCTGAACTCCTAGAAAAGTCCGTGAGCCGCCCTGCGGGCTCCGGTACTGTTGCTGCACTCGATGGAGGGCTCCATTCCCTTGGTAAGAAGGTGATGGAGGAAGCCGGCGAAGTATGGTTAGCTGCTGAATACCAATCTGATGACGAACTGTCTGAAGAAATCTCGCAGCTTATCTACTGGCTTCAGGTCATTATGGTGAAACGCGGTCTTACTCCCGCCGACATCTACAAATTCCTCTAA
- a CDS encoding HAD family hydrolase — translation MSTLKAVLWDMDGTLVDTEVLWDKAIYSTMEQVGAPLTPEQRVLTIGMSMDNLLNALAGFAGGADLNLIRTINDKIIAAMGDLYQTEMQWQPGAMSIIQEIRAASIPQALVTNTQRVLTDLALRKVGKENFAVSVCGDEVPSGKPAPDPYLRAAELLSVSPEECLVVEDSMTGIASGRAAGCHVLGIRTENPLTPGAGYDIWESLAGVTLTDLQRYVGNSQPF, via the coding sequence GTGAGCACTCTCAAAGCAGTTCTATGGGACATGGACGGAACCCTAGTCGACACTGAGGTCCTCTGGGATAAAGCTATCTACAGCACTATGGAGCAAGTGGGGGCTCCTCTTACTCCAGAACAACGTGTTCTTACCATCGGCATGAGCATGGACAATCTTCTGAACGCTCTCGCCGGGTTTGCGGGCGGCGCTGACCTTAACCTCATTCGCACTATCAATGACAAGATCATTGCTGCGATGGGTGATCTCTACCAGACGGAAATGCAGTGGCAGCCCGGAGCTATGAGCATCATCCAGGAGATTCGAGCAGCTAGCATTCCCCAGGCACTCGTCACCAACACCCAGCGTGTTCTTACTGACCTTGCACTTCGTAAAGTGGGTAAGGAGAATTTTGCGGTGAGCGTCTGTGGAGATGAAGTGCCCTCCGGTAAGCCTGCTCCCGATCCTTATCTCCGTGCTGCGGAGCTACTTTCGGTATCGCCCGAGGAATGCTTGGTTGTTGAAGACAGTATGACCGGCATTGCTTCGGGGCGTGCTGCTGGCTGCCATGTTCTTGGCATCCGTACCGAGAATCCTCTTACTCCCGGGGCGGGCTATGATATCTGGGAGTCTCTCGCTGGAGTTACCCTTACTGATCTTCAACGTTACGTCGGGAACTCACAGCCCTTCTAG
- a CDS encoding vitamin B12 dependent-methionine synthase activation domain-containing protein, producing the protein MLNAMQRRVVIGDDVCPNLEDREKMMELLEPKRAGIVLSEEYQLHPEQSTDAFILYHPEAKYFNT; encoded by the coding sequence CTGCTCAACGCCATGCAGCGCCGCGTTGTTATAGGTGACGACGTCTGCCCCAACCTAGAAGACCGTGAGAAGATGATGGAATTACTCGAACCTAAGCGAGCGGGTATCGTTCTGTCGGAGGAATACCAGTTGCACCCCGAGCAGTCTACAGACGCTTTCATCCTCTACCATCCTGAGGCGAAGTACTTTAACACTTAA
- the mshC gene encoding cysteine--1-D-myo-inosityl 2-amino-2-deoxy-alpha-D-glucopyranoside ligase, translating into MYAWPSVSVPSLAGTPVPLQLRDTSRGDLAPVTPGETAGLYVCGITPYDATHLGHAATYVTFDLINRILRDNGHKVLYVQNVTDVDDPLFERAQRDGEDWRELGNEQTDLFRSDMEALRVIPPDHYVGATEAIDEVVEFIQKLFDNDAAYQISTDDDPDYQDVYFPVTATPHFGYESGYDADTMAHFFAERGGDPERIGKRHPLDALLWRQQRPGEPAWNSPWGAGRPGWHIECAAIALNRLGASFDIQGGGSDLIFPHHEFSAAHVEAATGCERMARHYVHTGMIALDGVKMSKSLGNLVFVSKLRAQGVHPSAIRLGIYAGHYAADRDWSDSVLAGAVARHRRWRDACAQPVGVPAAATVQKVRDALSHDLDTPRALALIDVWADETLRGLGDDTTAPATILALLDSLLGVH; encoded by the coding sequence TCGTGACACTTCCCGCGGAGATTTGGCTCCCGTCACGCCCGGAGAAACCGCGGGACTCTACGTCTGTGGTATTACTCCCTACGACGCGACACACCTCGGACATGCAGCCACTTACGTCACCTTTGATCTCATTAACCGCATTTTGCGAGACAACGGACACAAGGTGCTCTATGTCCAAAACGTCACTGACGTTGACGACCCGCTATTTGAACGTGCCCAACGCGACGGCGAGGATTGGCGCGAGCTGGGGAACGAGCAGACCGACCTTTTCCGAAGCGATATGGAGGCGCTACGGGTCATACCGCCAGATCACTACGTTGGAGCTACTGAGGCAATCGATGAGGTAGTGGAGTTTATTCAGAAACTCTTCGATAACGATGCGGCCTATCAGATTTCTACAGATGACGATCCCGACTATCAGGATGTGTATTTCCCGGTAACGGCCACCCCACATTTTGGCTACGAATCCGGTTATGACGCTGACACCATGGCGCACTTCTTCGCGGAACGTGGGGGAGACCCAGAGCGCATCGGAAAACGCCACCCCCTTGACGCCCTGCTGTGGCGTCAACAGCGTCCAGGTGAACCCGCGTGGAATTCCCCCTGGGGAGCAGGCCGCCCTGGTTGGCATATCGAATGTGCCGCCATTGCGCTGAACCGTCTGGGCGCCTCCTTCGACATTCAAGGAGGCGGCTCAGATCTTATCTTCCCTCATCACGAATTCTCCGCCGCCCACGTTGAAGCTGCGACCGGCTGCGAACGTATGGCACGACACTACGTCCACACCGGAATGATTGCACTCGACGGAGTCAAAATGTCGAAGTCCCTGGGAAACCTCGTTTTTGTCTCCAAGCTGCGCGCTCAAGGAGTGCATCCCAGCGCCATTCGACTAGGCATTTATGCCGGCCACTACGCTGCCGACCGAGACTGGTCCGACAGTGTGTTAGCAGGCGCAGTCGCCCGCCACCGTCGTTGGCGTGACGCATGCGCACAGCCTGTTGGAGTGCCGGCCGCAGCGACCGTCCAGAAAGTCCGAGACGCCCTTTCTCATGACCTCGACACACCGCGTGCCTTAGCCCTCATCGATGTCTGGGCAGACGAAACGCTCCGAGGGCTTGGGGATGACACAACAGCTCCCGCCACCATCCTTGCTCTTCTCGATAGCCTGCTGGGAGTTCACTAA